A window from Mus caroli chromosome 2, CAROLI_EIJ_v1.1, whole genome shotgun sequence encodes these proteins:
- the LOC110289594 gene encoding olfactory receptor 4F15-like: MNEINYTEVSEFVFLGLSTSKHIQHFFLAFSVVFYVTIVLGNSLVVFTLAFDPHLHSPMYFLLGNLSFIDLCFSTLTVPKMISDLSSGHNTISFQGCVFQIFVLHVLGASEMVLLVAMAWDRYVAICKPLHYLTIMSPRMCLLLLSGAWIIGFLHSVAQLGFVVHLRFCGPNKIDSFYCDLPRFIKLACIDNYRMEFMVAANSGIISIGTFFLLIISYLVILFNVRKHSSGDLSKALSTLSAHISVVVLFFGPCIFVYMWPFPTEPVDKFLAILNFMITPILNPAIYTLRNKDMKAAMRKLSYQFLNFRKMS; this comes from the coding sequence atgaatgaaataaattacACCGAGGTGTCTGAATTTGTGTTTCTGGGACTTTCAACATCTAAACACATacagcatttttttcttgccttctcTGTGGTATTTTATGTGACCATCGTGCTGGGCAATAGTCTTGTTGTATTTACTCTAGCCTTTGACCCACATTTACATTCNCCTATGTACTTTCTTTTGGGAAACCTCTCATTTATTGACTTATGTTTTTCTACCTTAACTGTACCCAAGATGATTTCTGACCTGTCCTCTGGGCATAATACCATCTCATTCCAGGGTTGTGTCTTCCAGATATTTGTTCTTCATGTTCTTGGGGCATCTGAGATGGTATTGCTGGTAGCCATGGCCTGGGACAGATATGTGGCCATATGCAAACCCCTCCACTATTTAACCATCATGAGCCCACGGATGTGCCTGTTGCTTCTATCTGGGGCTTGGATTATTGGCTTTTTACATTCAGTGGCCCAACTAGGTTTTGTTGTCCATTTGAGATTTTGTGGACCTAATAAGATAGATAGTTTTTATTGTGATCTTCCTAGGTTTATCAAACTGGCCTGCATAGACAACTACAGAATGGAGTTCATGGTTGCTGCCAACAGTGGCATCATTTCTATTGGCACCTTCTTCTTACTGATAATCTCCTACCTTGTTATCCTGTTTAATGTAAGAAAACATTCATCAGGAGATTTGTCCAAGGCCCTCTCGACACTTTCTGCTCACATCTCCGTGGTAGTTTTGTTCTTTGGACCATGCATCTTTGTGTACATGTGGCCTTTTCCAACTGAGCCAGTGGATAAGTTCCTGGCCATTCTGAACTTTATGATTACACCCATCCTGAACCCTGCCATTTACACGCTGAGGAACAAAGACATGAAGGCGGCAATGAGGAAACTGAGTTATCAGTTCTTGAATTTTAGGAAAATGTCATGA